Below is a window of Prosthecobacter algae DNA.
TAACCAATAGGGAATGGCCCCAAAAACGAGGGAGAGGAAGAGGACGGCCCCGAGGCCGGAGAGGTCCTGAATGAGGATGAGGCTGGGTGAAAGGGGGAGGCCGGCGGCCTGGGCCTTCCAGCGGATGGCCTCGGGCAGGGCGAGGGCGGTGGAGCTGAAGAGGATGTAGAGGAAGCTGCTGATGAGGCAGAGGGTGCCGCCGAAGCCGGAGATGATGCGGGCGGGGTTGGGCTCGCGAAAATTGGGCAGGAGGGCACCGAGGGAGAGGGCGAGGGCATTGAGGCCGTAGCTCATCATGAGAACGGCGGCGCAGAAGAAGACGGTGCGCTGCCAGGGGAGGGAAAGGGAGAGGCTGGAGGTGAAGACGAGCAGGGTGGTGAGGAGGCCCATGATGCCGCCGCTGAGGCGGAGCTTCAGGCTGAGGACGCGCGCGAGGGAGAGGGGGGAGAGGCCGAGGATCCAGAGGCGCTGCCCTTCCATGCTGAACTGGGGGAAGATGAAGCGGGTGGTGAGGGTGGAGAGGGCGAGGCAGCAGACGAGGAGATTGAGGTGGCTGATGACGATGATCCAGAAGGGGCTCTGGAGATCGTAGCCGAGGCGGCGGAGATTGGAGGTGTACATCAGCAAGAGGCCAAAGATGAGGAGGCTTTGGCCCCATTGGGTGGGCTCGCGCAGGAACGTGCGGATGTCTTTGATGATGGCGGCGTGTTCGGCCCGTTTCATGCCCGAGAGGCGGGCGGCGAGGCTGCGACGGAGGTATTTTTCCGGGTGTCTGAACCAGGCATCCTGGGCGGCCTGGGCCCGGGCCATGGGGACGGCGGACATGACGCGATGCCAGGCGGGGTAGAAGAGATGGTTGCCGAGCTTTGCCGTGAGGGTGAGGGCAAAGAGGGCATTGGCCAGGAGGGCGAAGCTGAAGAAGGTGGCCTGATCATAAAGCCCACGACCGGAGGCAAAGATGACCTCGGCCACCCAGGAACTGGGCAGGAGGGGATGCATGCAGATCTCCGTGTGCTGGAGGACGCCGTGGAGGCTGGAGACG
It encodes the following:
- a CDS encoding putative ABC transporter permease subunit → MSSASATLLLARIHGQMLRHRIRHGLMENRLLVLTIGSFLGLYCVAAYVLVSRGLEFISRMPLFGPLLLERLIYILFFFFFVMLVISNATITGMGMFRRKDMDWQVALPLPYRSLVLWKTLEGMALASWGLLVLSAPILVALGRLYDAGPGFYLLGAPALLCLVTISANLSSWLLLILVRHARPWWWKPVAALGLYIVLTTLYSFFAKADLQAMDGKDIVSSLHGVLQHTEICMHPLLPSSWVAEVIFASGRGLYDQATFFSFALLANALFALTLTAKLGNHLFYPAWHRVMSAVPMARAQAAQDAWFRHPEKYLRRSLAARLSGMKRAEHAAIIKDIRTFLREPTQWGQSLLIFGLLLMYTSNLRRLGYDLQSPFWIIVISHLNLLVCCLALSTLTTRFIFPQFSMEGQRLWILGLSPLSLARVLSLKLRLSGGIMGLLTTLLVFTSSLSLSLPWQRTVFFCAAVLMMSYGLNALALSLGALLPNFREPNPARIISGFGGTLCLISSFLYILFSSTALALPEAIRWKAQAAGLPLSPSLILIQDLSGLGAVLFLSLVFGAIPYWLAKKRTKSLDYLKEL